One genomic segment of Paenibacillus sp. FSL H8-0332 includes these proteins:
- a CDS encoding ROK family protein, whose protein sequence is MLLIQEIIANPKAREIYLTVRTHGTVSKQTLLEESGLTISTLTRILDELLSRELLVEVGFGESTGGRRPTLYETNPSYAYLLGLEISRTHAKLVLTDFHLRLLGEYTWSMDAGLTPELLMDSLHKQASQMLDAASIQLSRVAGLGIGAVGPLDRTAGVILNPARFPAEGWSQVHIKVQLEQRLGVPVYLDNGANTALLGEYWASSNRMQQHLLYLHAGIGLRSAIMNDGRLLYGMTDTEGAVGQMIIDRPGVPPQIPGGNAGAWESYVSVRTLEGQAREAWRLGSSTSLRALAEHAEALEFAHLLEALQERDPVMVRLFDEMAVACGIGLANLINILHPEEVILGGPLFLAADFYETATQIALERTYYRGQYNVRFTRSSLGERAVATGACALVLHQLTS, encoded by the coding sequence GTGCTGCTTATTCAAGAAATCATCGCCAATCCCAAAGCCAGGGAAATCTACCTCACCGTAAGAACACATGGTACCGTCTCCAAGCAGACCCTGCTGGAAGAAAGCGGACTGACGATAAGCACCTTAACGCGTATACTGGACGAATTGCTGTCCCGGGAGCTTCTGGTTGAAGTCGGCTTCGGCGAATCCACCGGAGGACGCCGCCCTACCCTCTATGAGACGAATCCGTCTTACGCTTATCTGCTGGGACTGGAGATCTCCCGTACCCATGCCAAGCTTGTGCTGACGGACTTTCATCTGCGGCTGCTGGGCGAGTATACCTGGAGCATGGATGCGGGGCTTACCCCCGAGCTGCTGATGGACTCGCTCCACAAACAAGCCTCGCAGATGCTTGACGCAGCCTCCATCCAGCTTAGCCGGGTCGCCGGACTTGGCATCGGCGCAGTCGGTCCGCTGGACCGCACGGCCGGAGTCATCCTGAATCCGGCCCGTTTTCCTGCAGAGGGTTGGTCACAGGTACATATCAAGGTACAGCTCGAGCAGCGCCTGGGGGTGCCTGTCTATCTGGATAATGGAGCCAATACGGCTCTGCTTGGCGAATACTGGGCCAGCAGCAACCGGATGCAGCAGCATCTTCTCTATCTCCATGCCGGGATCGGCCTGCGCTCCGCCATTATGAACGATGGACGGTTGCTCTACGGCATGACCGATACCGAAGGCGCAGTCGGGCAGATGATCATTGACCGCCCGGGAGTGCCGCCGCAGATTCCCGGCGGCAACGCCGGGGCCTGGGAGAGCTATGTGTCGGTCCGGACGCTGGAGGGGCAAGCCCGCGAAGCCTGGCGGCTGGGCAGCAGCACAAGCCTCCGTGCTCTGGCAGAGCATGCGGAGGCTTTAGAATTCGCCCATCTGCTGGAAGCGCTCCAGGAGCGCGATCCAGTGATGGTCCGGTTATTCGATGAGATGGCGGTAGCCTGCGGCATCGGGCTGGCGAATCTGATCAATATCCTCCACCCGGAGGAGGTCATCCTGGGCGGCCCGCTGTTCCTCGCCGCAGATTTCTACGAGACAGCCACACAGATCGCGCTGGAGCGGACCTACTACCGGGGACAGTATAACGTCCGCTTCACCCGGAGCAGCTTGGGCGAGCGCGCTGTCGCAACAGGCGCCTGTGCTCTGGTGCTGCACCAGTTGACGAGCTGA